A stretch of the Orcinus orca chromosome 1, mOrcOrc1.1, whole genome shotgun sequence genome encodes the following:
- the TFB2M gene encoding dimethyladenosine transferase 2, mitochondrial isoform X1, translating to MWVPGVGLLSRLMLSALTRAGRFCILKSGAVRLMDVPAGNRRGLSDYYPHLMPNVGFGKSSSRVYRCRSETKRYITSPRVAETLVRILRGKRKSCQLFLECNPGPGILTRALLESGAKVIALESDETFIPQLKSLGKKVNGRLEVVYCDFFKLDPRSRGILTPPVMTSDMLFQYLGIEAQPWSKGAPLKAIGILPPKNERSALWKLLHDLYSCTSIYKYGRLELNLFISEKECRKIMANPQNPSLYQALSVLCQIACGIKLLHTESCSSFGTYTANGQLAKQKHRESLEQNLCFIQLTPHRNLFAGTLTPFNYDVFFHMLRQCFMKRNAKLIDHLHSLSPIDAMHILKQIKKKKDVKVIDMYPEDFQHLFETIECSKDDHYKWLYDDFMEDVII from the exons ATGTGGGTCCCAGGGGTGGGACTTCTTTCGAGGCTGATGCTGTCAGCTTTGACCCGCGCTGGGCGCTTTTGCATTTTGAAGTCGGGAGCGGTGAGGCTGATGGACGTCCCGGCGGGGAACCGCCGTGGCTTGTCTGACTACTACCCGCACCTGATGCCCAATGTGGGATTTGGAAAATCGTCCTCGCGTGTTTACAGATGCCGCTCAGAGACCAAGCGGTACATAACCAGCCCTAGAGTGGCTGAGACCTTGGTGCGGATCCTACGGGGAAAACGAAAATCTTGCCAGCTATTCCTGGAATGCAATCCAG GTCCTGGAATCCTGACACGAGCATTGCTTGAAAGTGGTGCCAAAGTGATTGCCCTTGAAAGTGACGAGACTTTTATTCCACAATTGAag tCCTTAGGAAAAAAGGTGAATGGAAGACTAGAAGTGGTCTACTGTGACTTCTTTAAACTGGATCCTAGAAGTCGTGGAATACTAACACCTCCCGTTATGACTTCAGATATGCTTTTTCAGTATTTGGGAATAGAAGCACAGCCTTGGTCAAAAG GTGCCCCTTTAAAAGCAATTGGGATCTTACCACCTAAAAATGAGAGAAGTGCACTTTGGAAACTTTTACATGACCTATATTCCTGTacttctatatataaatatggaCGACTAGAACTAAACTTGTTTATTAGTGAAAAGGAATGCCGG aaAATAATGGCAAATCCCCAAAATCCAAGCTTGTATCAAGCATTAAGTGTGCTCTGTCAAATAGCTTGTGGAATTAAGCTCCTGCATACA GAGTCTTGCTCATCATTTGGCACATATACCGCAAATGGGCAGCTGGCAAAGCAAAAGCATAGG gAATCATTAGAACAAAACCTGTGTTTTATTCAACTGACTCCTCATAGGAATTTATTTGCAGGAACCTTAACACCTTTTAACTATGATGTGTTTTTTCACATGTTAAGGCAGTGTTTTATGAAACGCAATGCCAAGCTAATAGACCATTTACa ttCATTGAGTCCAATTGATGCAATGCATATAttgaagcaaattaaaaaaaaaaaagatgtgaaagtAATAGATATGTACCCTGAAGACTTTCAGCACCTTTTTGAAACCATAGAGTGTTCCAAAGATGATCACTATAAGTGGCTATATGATGACTTCATGGAAGATGTAATCATATAG
- the TFB2M gene encoding dimethyladenosine transferase 2, mitochondrial isoform X2 yields the protein MEFVEDVTTLGNTGTGLRGCRSETKRYITSPRVAETLVRILRGKRKSCQLFLECNPGPGILTRALLESGAKVIALESDETFIPQLKSLGKKVNGRLEVVYCDFFKLDPRSRGILTPPVMTSDMLFQYLGIEAQPWSKGAPLKAIGILPPKNERSALWKLLHDLYSCTSIYKYGRLELNLFISEKECRKIMANPQNPSLYQALSVLCQIACGIKLLHTESCSSFGTYTANGQLAKQKHRESLEQNLCFIQLTPHRNLFAGTLTPFNYDVFFHMLRQCFMKRNAKLIDHLHSLSPIDAMHILKQIKKKKDVKVIDMYPEDFQHLFETIECSKDDHYKWLYDDFMEDVII from the exons aTGGAGTTCGTCGAGGATGTAACGACCCTGGGTAACACTGGGACAGGACTTAGAGG ATGCCGCTCAGAGACCAAGCGGTACATAACCAGCCCTAGAGTGGCTGAGACCTTGGTGCGGATCCTACGGGGAAAACGAAAATCTTGCCAGCTATTCCTGGAATGCAATCCAG GTCCTGGAATCCTGACACGAGCATTGCTTGAAAGTGGTGCCAAAGTGATTGCCCTTGAAAGTGACGAGACTTTTATTCCACAATTGAag tCCTTAGGAAAAAAGGTGAATGGAAGACTAGAAGTGGTCTACTGTGACTTCTTTAAACTGGATCCTAGAAGTCGTGGAATACTAACACCTCCCGTTATGACTTCAGATATGCTTTTTCAGTATTTGGGAATAGAAGCACAGCCTTGGTCAAAAG GTGCCCCTTTAAAAGCAATTGGGATCTTACCACCTAAAAATGAGAGAAGTGCACTTTGGAAACTTTTACATGACCTATATTCCTGTacttctatatataaatatggaCGACTAGAACTAAACTTGTTTATTAGTGAAAAGGAATGCCGG aaAATAATGGCAAATCCCCAAAATCCAAGCTTGTATCAAGCATTAAGTGTGCTCTGTCAAATAGCTTGTGGAATTAAGCTCCTGCATACA GAGTCTTGCTCATCATTTGGCACATATACCGCAAATGGGCAGCTGGCAAAGCAAAAGCATAGG gAATCATTAGAACAAAACCTGTGTTTTATTCAACTGACTCCTCATAGGAATTTATTTGCAGGAACCTTAACACCTTTTAACTATGATGTGTTTTTTCACATGTTAAGGCAGTGTTTTATGAAACGCAATGCCAAGCTAATAGACCATTTACa ttCATTGAGTCCAATTGATGCAATGCATATAttgaagcaaattaaaaaaaaaaaagatgtgaaagtAATAGATATGTACCCTGAAGACTTTCAGCACCTTTTTGAAACCATAGAGTGTTCCAAAGATGATCACTATAAGTGGCTATATGATGACTTCATGGAAGATGTAATCATATAG